GATCAAACCGAGGAGGCTCTCAGACCATTCTTGGACAGGATTGATATTACTTCTGTAGCTGTGGCCAAAAGAATTTTCAATGGtgtcatggaagaaaaatttgcTGATGGAAATACTAACTGGGGACGAATTATGACCATATTTACCTTTGGGGGTCTTCTCACTAAGAAGCTTCAAGAGCATGGAGTTCAGCTcactggagaggagaaggagcagaTTTCTTATTTCATCACAGAGTACATAATAAACAACAAAGCCGAATGGATAGATGCGAATGGTGGCTGGGTaagtttttcattttccacttAAGTCTAGATTAGGAGATTTTGTTTAGTTAAGGGAAACTATTGTTACAGACACTGtcaaaaacattttattcaggGTTTTATTTGGTAGTTTAATATTTGATCTCTGTAATGTCTCCTTGAGACTTACAGTGAAAACTTTGCTTCTGCTTTAAATAGAACAATGCTAAAAgacaactttctttttaaaaaggcactttCTGTACCTGTAACAGTTGAAACCCTAGAGTTAGtcttgaatcatagaatcatacagtAATTCAGGTTGAGAGGGACCTTAGGAAACCATctggtccagcctcctgctcaaagcaggttaAACTATGCATGCCATGAAACTTCCCATTATTATATCTAAAATTAAGTGGCAACCTAAGGTTAGTGGAGCAATTTTGCTTCCATAGAGGAGTTGATCCAAAAACACTGAAGTTCAAggtaaggaaaaaatacacaggTGTGATCCTCACAGCTAAGTCAGTACTCTTGCTGTGGATTTCAACAAAGCCATTATTTAATCCCCCAAATCAGTTTTACTTAAACAAACTTACAGATAAGTGCAATTGGGGTTAAATCTTCTCTGTTTGGACTGAGATAATCCTAGAACTTCCATCTATCAATGGTCAATGCTGACAAAAGCATTTGTCAATATGTGGATTATTTTGCCAAGCTGCTGAAGCTCCCTTCTGCCAGGGGAGAGGAGGTTCCTTTTGCTTTGCAGAGTTTCAGCACaccagtactttttttcttttgcagttagGGGAAGATGAGAATCGATGACATCAGTGTCAGTTATTTCCctggtacttttttcttttacctatATGTAAATGTTACTCTTTCCATCCCTCTCTCATCCCACTTCTCTTATATTTCCTATTTGCTGTTACCTTTTTCCCTTATTTGTTTTCTGACatcttgctttgccttttttctttttgcttgttttgatcCTTCTGTCTGGTAGCAGTAAAAAAAGGTGATAGTGCGTCATGGACCCTTGATGCATCAGATTTATCATAAAGGCTTCTCTCTCCCATCTCTTTCAAATAAGAGGCAATTTCATTTAAGAGAAGTATCAACTCCGTGCAATATTCTGTCATAATAGGTGGCTCATCATAGTAGAATAAGGAGGCTTAAAGGAAGATATTTATAAGGATATCACGACATCAGAAACATAGTATTGGATCTTCCTTGAAGATGTGGGCAAGATGATACAGTTCACGTTCATTTTCTATTTACACAGGGAGGGCACAATCTTGACTTACAGATAAAACAAATATTCAGCAAGGTGCAGCTATTTTCAGCTACTTTTTTAAAGCTCCAAATTCATCTTTTGGAGTTAGGGCTCTGAAAACCTGTTCCTCCATGTACAACAGTGTAACACTGTTAATCTGATACTAGCAGAGTGTGGTGTGTTTTTCCTACATGTTATTTTTAAGCTGCCCCTAACTGTGCATGTTCTTTTCCATAGGAAAATGGCTTCCTAACAAAGTTTGAAAGAAGATCACTACTATCTTTCTCCAAAATCACAGCCATGTTCATAGctgttttttccttgctcagaGAGTACTACTGAAATAAATGGACCTGCCATTCATGTATAATCTAGATATTGCCACAAGCTTCATTGCTAAGCTTTCCTCCAAGCAATATCAAcgaggaaataattttcttccataatttgtttttaatttatttgtatttatttttactaaataCAATGTTTAACATGCTATCCTAATTGCCAAACCTGAAGATGAGATCCCTCCAAAGAGGAATCGACACAGCATCATGCAGCAATTCAAGTCACCCTTTCCAGGCAGGACTGCTTCGAGAGAGAGATCATTCTCCACATCCAGACAGCTCTTGGAATCTCTGTTGCACCTCCATGAAAGGACATTGTTTTACTGAAATACAATCCAATGGGTTAAGAAAGAAGTTATAATGTCATTTGTTTTGTAAATGAAATACTACTGTAATGCATTTTATTGCAACCTTTGCATAAGCAAAAGGGGGAAGTCTctgtgaggaaaaaggaaatgcaaattcCAATGTAAAAGTGGGTAAAAGTTACTGATACAGACTAAGCAATTTTTATGCAAAGAACAATTTGTGGAAGCTAGCAACTTAAAAATGTGCACTCACTGTTAATGCAATGGTATGTgtttctttgttgtatttttttaattgctcataTATACAGTGAATGTCCTTTCAAATTTGTGTAATGCAGTCATCTGGCTGAACTTTTTTAAAACTATATGTTTTAAAATAGGcaagtacaaaatattttttaaaagagaaatctgtGTAAATacactaatattttttaaaaatacattaaaatatgtattttaaagtctTATGGTTAGTCTcgtttctttcagaaaaattggTAGATAGGAAAAGGTCTACCTGAGTAAGATAACTCTTAGAAAATCTATCACAGTGCTACTGGAGAATCCAAGTAGTATATGGGTTTGACCTGAAGTCCATGGATGTCAAGACTTTAATTTTCTGTAGTACTTCTTAAATATTATCTGGTAGCTTGTATAAGAAAAAGACAGCTTGTGGCAAAGTAAATTAACTGGATCGGCTCTGATGACAGTAATTAGTGGTTTGGGATACAGTGCAAATCCCAGCAAATTAATGAATAGGACCTAACAGACTTCCAGGCTTTTATAGTCTGGGGCAACTATTGTTTTGACTCAAATTCCATCTGCTTTCAAAGGTTAAACAGCAGTTCTTCAAGAATTTATTCTAGAAGGGTTTTCTTTAGCTGTAGTGACTCTCCTACATTAGGGAACTAAGGCTGTGTCTAAACACTCTTATTTTGTAGACATGTTGGGAGGTGAACCAAACTGAGGCAGCAGTTGCCTGTGGCACACAACAGCATTATTCTCTGAGACAAATCCTCTAGACAATCAAGACCTTATGATACCGGGAGAATGAAACAGCCTATTTCTGGTAATGGGTTCTCCATCTTTCATCTTGAtgtaagaaattttttacagtaagaacaacctccccagggatgtggtagagtccccaagATGCGACTGAACAGAGTGCTAGTTTCATCTAGGCtctctttcccatgaaaggttggaccagatgatctgtcaaggtcccttccaacctgggctgt
This window of the Accipiter gentilis chromosome 10, bAccGen1.1, whole genome shotgun sequence genome carries:
- the BCL2A1 gene encoding bcl-2-related protein A1, coding for METAEFYYVYYLAQDYLQYVLQESHLGPAQTRVAHVLRNIASSLQDQTEEALRPFLDRIDITSVAVAKRIFNGVMEEKFADGNTNWGRIMTIFTFGGLLTKKLQEHGVQLTGEEKEQISYFITEYIINNKAEWIDANGGWENGFLTKFERRSLLSFSKITAMFIAVFSLLREYY